Proteins from a single region of Halorubrum sp. 2020YC2:
- a CDS encoding TRAM domain-containing protein — protein sequence MADCPLADDCPSFDERIQGMGCQHYGNKGGAEWCNHYDMPIYELKQQPVQPGEAVVVEVDDIHESGAGVGRTDDGFIVLVDGVLPPARAEVKIHRVKSSHATAQEVIERLPDDPDEEETDGDVGDADEGEDAADERSRRDRPDRERLGSRENFWGK from the coding sequence ATGGCGGACTGTCCACTCGCCGACGACTGCCCCAGCTTCGACGAACGGATCCAGGGCATGGGGTGTCAACACTACGGCAACAAAGGCGGCGCGGAGTGGTGTAACCACTACGACATGCCGATATACGAGCTGAAACAGCAGCCGGTCCAGCCCGGCGAGGCGGTCGTCGTCGAGGTCGACGACATCCACGAGAGCGGCGCCGGCGTCGGGCGCACCGACGACGGCTTCATCGTCCTCGTCGACGGCGTCTTACCCCCGGCCCGCGCCGAGGTCAAGATCCACCGGGTGAAATCCAGCCACGCGACGGCGCAGGAAGTGATCGAGCGCCTCCCCGACGACCCGGACGAGGAGGAGACCGACGGCGACGTCGGAGACGCCGACGAGGGCGAGGACGCGGCCGACGAGCGGAGCCGCCGCGACCGCCCGGACCGCGAACGGCTCGGCAGCCGCGAGAACTTCTGGGGCAAGTGA
- a CDS encoding Tfx family DNA-binding protein: MVADDERPDPAGVDADSILERGGFDADESVLTRRQAEVLALRERGLRQSDIADRLGTSRANVSSVEASARDNVERARETVAFAEALSAPVRVEIEAGTDLYDAPKRVYDACDEAGVKVNQTAPELMRAIGDRAGDAVRGREVRHRLFVTVAADGQIRVRRP, from the coding sequence ATGGTGGCAGACGACGAGCGGCCGGACCCGGCGGGCGTCGACGCCGACTCAATCTTAGAGCGAGGCGGCTTCGACGCCGACGAGAGCGTGCTCACTCGTCGGCAGGCCGAGGTGCTGGCGCTTCGCGAGCGCGGGCTCCGGCAGTCGGACATCGCGGACCGGCTCGGCACCTCCCGGGCGAACGTCTCAAGCGTCGAGGCGAGCGCCCGCGACAACGTCGAGCGCGCCCGCGAGACGGTCGCGTTCGCGGAGGCCCTGTCGGCGCCGGTCCGCGTCGAGATCGAGGCCGGGACCGACCTCTACGACGCGCCGAAGCGCGTGTACGACGCCTGCGACGAGGCCGGCGTGAAGGTGAACCAGACGGCGCCCGAACTGATGCGGGCGATAGGCGACCGCGCGGGCGACGCGGTCCGCGGCCGCGAGGTCCGCCACCGACTGTTCGTCACGGTCGCGGCGGACGGCCAGATCCGGGTCCGACGGCCGTAA
- a CDS encoding succinylglutamate desuccinylase/aspartoacylase family protein yields the protein MHTSRTLTLARLPSGVPVRTTVHAYGEGELVDGDDGPELDAPGDAPVVYAQAAQHGREVNGAAVLRRLHDRLVGNGSDAASGPSAADLAGTLVTVPVADPLTFDRVSYTTPESLDSRQPNMNRCWPGDDEGSLHERMAARLWGFAGAADAIVDLHTGSPSMATHTVYMRGDDACRGLAEAFGTDLLLAEAAGDDADTEWDERGFAGKLRVAATREGIPTVTPELAHSKEVVPEAVETGVRGMVGVLRHEGLLDGHPEPWDGTVARNHLGRVIAEDSGLFVPEPDLAVGDRVADGARVGEVFDPTTFETLQVAHADRDGIAYSVAREATVTGGATLVGVAERIDGE from the coding sequence ATGCACACCAGTCGTACCCTCACCCTCGCGCGGCTCCCCTCGGGCGTGCCGGTCCGGACGACCGTCCACGCGTACGGCGAGGGCGAACTCGTCGACGGCGACGACGGTCCCGAACTCGACGCGCCGGGAGACGCGCCCGTGGTGTACGCGCAGGCGGCCCAGCACGGGCGCGAGGTGAACGGCGCCGCGGTCCTCCGACGGCTCCACGACCGGCTCGTCGGCAACGGATCGGACGCCGCGAGCGGACCGTCGGCCGCCGACCTCGCCGGGACGCTCGTGACGGTCCCCGTGGCCGACCCGCTCACCTTCGACCGCGTCTCGTACACGACGCCGGAGTCGCTCGACTCGCGGCAGCCGAACATGAACCGCTGTTGGCCCGGCGACGACGAGGGGTCGCTCCACGAGCGGATGGCGGCCCGGCTCTGGGGGTTCGCGGGCGCGGCGGACGCGATCGTCGACCTCCACACCGGGTCGCCGTCGATGGCGACGCATACGGTGTACATGCGCGGCGACGACGCCTGCCGCGGGCTCGCGGAGGCGTTCGGCACCGACCTCCTGCTCGCGGAGGCCGCCGGCGATGACGCGGACACCGAGTGGGACGAGCGGGGATTCGCGGGGAAGCTCCGGGTCGCCGCCACGCGCGAGGGGATCCCGACGGTCACGCCCGAACTCGCCCACAGCAAGGAGGTCGTCCCCGAGGCGGTCGAGACGGGCGTCCGGGGAATGGTCGGCGTGCTTCGCCACGAGGGGCTGCTCGACGGCCACCCCGAGCCGTGGGACGGGACGGTGGCGCGCAACCACCTCGGGCGGGTGATAGCCGAGGACTCGGGGCTGTTCGTTCCCGAACCCGACCTCGCCGTCGGCGACCGGGTGGCGGACGGGGCGCGGGTCGGGGAGGTGTTCGACCCGACGACGTTCGAGACCCTCCAAGTCGCGCACGCCGACCGCGACGGGATCGCGTACTCGGTCGCGCGCGAGGCGACCGTCACCGGAGGCGCGACGCTCGTCGGCGTCGCTGAGCGGATCGACGGGGAGTAA
- a CDS encoding MBL fold metallo-hydrolase → MRVTLLGTGDTTGTPTVGCDCDTCERARERGVSRSRFSVHVANERTGESLLVDFSPDFRQQFLAADVPLPDAGLVTHIHFDHLDGLGNVYRLVDGLPVHAPSETDPATDESVAETIRDKYDYLEDRIGVHARDPFEPFETCGFEVRFVPVDHPPLRCYGVVIEQPETGAKLSLTGDTSYDVPEASREALADSDLLLADAIVPASLCEHHPIGGRHEGPDGVPRTFGTKHMTREGALALADDLDADRTRLVHLAHFYPADEAFEEPLAVDGEVYEL, encoded by the coding sequence ATGCGGGTCACCCTCCTCGGGACGGGCGACACGACGGGGACGCCGACCGTCGGCTGCGACTGCGACACCTGCGAACGGGCCCGCGAGCGCGGGGTGTCGCGGTCGCGCTTCTCCGTCCACGTCGCCAACGAGCGCACCGGCGAGTCGCTCCTCGTCGACTTCAGCCCCGACTTCAGACAGCAGTTCCTCGCCGCCGACGTTCCCCTCCCGGACGCCGGGCTGGTGACGCACATCCACTTCGACCACCTCGACGGGCTGGGGAACGTCTACCGCCTCGTCGACGGGCTCCCCGTCCACGCTCCCTCGGAGACCGACCCGGCGACCGACGAGAGCGTCGCGGAGACGATCCGCGACAAGTACGACTACCTCGAAGACCGGATCGGCGTCCACGCCCGCGACCCCTTCGAGCCGTTCGAGACCTGCGGGTTCGAGGTCCGGTTCGTCCCGGTCGACCACCCGCCGCTCCGCTGTTACGGCGTCGTGATCGAACAGCCCGAGACCGGGGCGAAGCTCTCGCTCACCGGCGACACCAGCTACGACGTCCCCGAGGCCTCTCGCGAGGCGCTCGCGGACTCGGACCTCCTGCTCGCCGACGCAATCGTCCCCGCGTCGCTCTGCGAGCACCACCCGATCGGGGGACGCCACGAGGGCCCCGACGGCGTCCCGCGGACGTTCGGCACGAAGCACATGACCCGGGAAGGGGCGCTCGCGCTCGCGGACGACCTCGACGCCGACCGGACGCGGCTCGTCCACCTCGCGCACTTCTACCCCGCCGACGAGGCGTTCGAAGAGCCGCTGGCGGTCGACGGTGAGGTCTACGAGCTGTAG